The Alteromonas macleodii ATCC 27126 genome segment ATTTTCGCATGTTCTAGGGCAAAAAGTAATAACTGAGACGCTACACCGCATCCTCTAAACGGCTTGGCTGTGCGCATAGATTTTAGCTCGGCGCTATGTGTATCAAGGGTTTTAATAGCGACGCAGCCCGCAAGCTGTTGCTGCTTCCAGCCACTAAAAAAAGTAATGTTCGAAGCTTTTAGTGCTTCAACATCTAATGCATGTACGCTCTCAGGTGGCGATGTAGCATACATATCAGACAAATGCTCTTCTAAAAGCGCTAGCACTTCTCCTCCGGTGAGATCATCAATAATAATCTTCATGTGCTTTGGCCTTTAGGTATATTCTGAGTAGACGGCGGTACAAGCCTGTTTGTTAAGTGCTTAAGGGTTTAGTCATGTTAAAAAAGCGGTCGTCTTCACTTTTAATGATAAATCCCACTTTTTTATAAAGTGAAACGGCAGGGCTAACTTTGAATACTCGTAAGTCAAGCGAGCTAGTATTGGCCCCTAACGCTAGTCTTTCTGCTTCTTCAATGGCAGCACTACCTATGCCTTTGTTTTGGGCGCTGGGTATGACCTGAAGGTCGCGCAATATACAGGTGCTACCGTCGTATTGAAGGCGCATCACCCCCACCGTTTCGCTGTCTACTTGAATGTCGTAATTAATGAGCTCTGCGGTAACCCCAAGCACTTTTTCGGCGTCCCAATCAGGCGCAAACTGAGCGTAATAATCGCGCATGTTATTAAAGGTAAACTCAGCAGCCCTTGGTAGGTTCGTACTTGGAATAAAGGTAATCTTCATCGCGTTTTCTTCGTTATTTATTGCAAGCAAGACTCTTATCTGTGACTTCTTGGTGCGAACATAATTATCGCCATACCAATCAAAGCGACAAAGGTGCCCACCAAGTCCCATAACGTTGGCTTCACTCCATCAACAAGCCAAAGCCACATAATAGCCATAAAAATATAAACACCACCGTAAGCGGCGTATACGCGCCCGGCAGCGGTTGGGTGAAGTGACAACAGCCAAGCAAAAAGCGCGAGCGATATAGCCGCTGGTACTAACAACCATATGGACTTATCTTCTTTCAACCATAAATAGGGCAGATAGCACCCAACAATTTCAGCAAGTGCAGTAATAACAAACAAACCAATGGTTTTTAATTCCAACGGGCAGGCCTCTTTTGAAATACTGCTGGTAAGCAAATAATACCTTTGAAAAGGGCATTAAAGTGCTACTCGCACGCCATGCTAGGAAACTATCTTTCACTAGTTATCGTCGCTTTCAGAGCTAAACAAGCCTCTAAAAAGCGCGGTAAGTGCTCCAGACACCGTATCTTCTATAGCATCGTTTTTGTGGTCACGCTTTTTGCTGTATCGGTTAGTAGATTCTTCTCGCTGTCTTTTTTCAGCACTGGCACTAGCCCCATCAAGAAAGTCTCTTGCAGCCCTATCAGAAGTTGAAGCGCACCCTGTTGAGATTACGCATATTGACAAGATTACTATCAATTTAATCTTCATGTTATCTAAATTCCTATCACCGTATAACGTCTAATAAAGGGCATATTAAAGTGGAGCGTAACAACGAATCGTTATGTACTTTGCTTGCTCATACCTCTAATTGCAAAGAAGTAATAGATTAAAAAACCCAACCACGAAAAGAAAAGGGAAATGGCCCCCCATGCTAACTTGTGTATGCCTTTAGCTTTTTTGGATGTTAAGGCAATTAACGCTGGTAGAAGTGTAAGGCTGAAAAGCACGATAAAAATAATGATTTGCCAAAAACTCATATTAAAAGAACTCCTTATCTTTTGGTTTTTAATTACAAGGGCTGCACCAAGCTCACCGAATGTAGTCAACTAACCTCTACTCGTTTCTATATCCATTGATTTCAACGAATTATTTTTTATTTACTTGAACTACAGCCTATAGAATCAAGTTTTCTGAATTACACACTATAGTCTTAATCGTCATTTTGTTAAGACATTTACTGCGATTTTTGTTTTGAAGCGTGAGGCATAATAGCGTAAAAAACTGAACAAATTGCTATCACATAAAAAGAATGGAAGAAAAAGCCCACCATATTTAACGCATCTGCTTCACACTGTGTTTGCAGGCCAGAGCAAAAAAAGAACTCCACTACGAATGAAGACAGTACTCCTAAGCCAAAAATTGCCATATAACTGAACAACGGTTTGAGCTTTAGAATTCCAATAATCAGCAAAACAACAACTACTGGAATAACAATAATTAGCGCAGTCTGCATAAATCCCTCTTAGATTGATTTGGCTACTCACAATCCTGTGAAAGAAACTTGGTAGATTACGGCCTGTTAAACCAAATATAAACTGCATACAATAAACAACCAAGTTAGTGATATACCGAGTACTATTTTTAACGTTGGTAACTTAGTTTGTGTTAATGAATAAATCGCATATGAAGCGGGAATGACAGAGAGACAGCCTCCAAGTACTAAGCCTTTAAAAAATCCTGCGATTAGCCCCCATTCATCTGCAATAAATGCATAAACCCAAGTGACTCCCCAGGCTACAAAGCAAAATGAAAGTAATAACTTGGCTATTCTGGCTTTTACCTTTACATCTTTGCTTTTCATAAATATCCCGTTAGATAGTTACCAGAGGTAAATAACGACTCAACATTGTGTCTTCCCTAGGGAAGATACAGTCGAGAGACGAACTTGGCTGATTTGTAAGGCCAACATCTATTTTGAAAGCAAATGGTTTGTGGTTACCTGAGCCATGTTGTCTATTTCATCAGCTTTACTACGCATTGTTTGAAAGGCTCTACTTTTGAACTTAATTCTGGGGGGAGTATTTCGGTACCGTCTGTTAAATCTAGAATGCCTGACACTACTGGTTTGTCAGTTGTCGTATCTATCTTAGCATTTATGGTCATGGAAAAGTTGTAGCCGTTTGGGAGTAGAGATGCGCATTTTTGGACTGAATTTAAGGGAGCTGGGTTACTGAATGATTGAAAGGCTAACAGTGAAGATAGCAAAGTGGCTGAGCCAATAAAAAAAGCTTTTTTGTTCATGGTAATTCCTTTTAACGTATTTTGCTGTCTCAAACTTCGACCTTAACTGAGCTACAAAGTTCTGTAGCTAACGTCGCAGCGAACGTGCTCATTGGCTTGTTATATGTGTACAAATTAAAACCTTTCACACCTCACTTTAGTAAAAACTAGCTACAAAGAGGATGATATTTGTTCTAGGCAATTATTTACTTGCCCATCGGTAACAATAAAACCACCCAACAGGCGGGATCAAGAAGTTGAGCAAGACGGCGTAAATGACAACCAACCCGATATTGTCAGCCTTTCCTTTAGCAAATTTGATGGTAAAGAAAATTACAACTAACGCGAGGATGAAGAGTGCTTGCCCCCAAAATGTTGCATTTAGATTCATAACATTCCTTATTGATGAACTTTCTGAAAAGCATCGGTGTTCCCCATTAAAAGTGGACGTCCATGTTAAGCGTATTTTGCTTCGTATTCATATGGGCTGACATAACCCAATGTTAAATGCCGCCTACTCTGACTTTGAAAAACTTAGTTTTTTCGCTCAAATGTTGATATGACCAAGGAGGGTTTACTACATCAATGTTAGAAACGCCCAGCGTAGCAAGCCCTTCGAGTGAATAGTCCCAGCCGATAAAGTCTTCTTTCTCTGCGAACTCTTTATATTCGGAAGATTGCCCTAGT includes the following:
- a CDS encoding GNAT family N-acetyltransferase; this encodes MKIIIDDLTGGEVLALLEEHLSDMYATSPPESVHALDVEALKASNITFFSGWKQQQLAGCVAIKTLDTHSAELKSMRTAKPFRGCGVASQLLLFALEHAKMKGFSSVSLETGTQDYFLAARTLYKKFGFVDCGPFGSYSIDPNSHFMTRAL
- a CDS encoding GNAT family N-acetyltransferase → MKITFIPSTNLPRAAEFTFNNMRDYYAQFAPDWDAEKVLGVTAELINYDIQVDSETVGVMRLQYDGSTCILRDLQVIPSAQNKGIGSAAIEEAERLALGANTSSLDLRVFKVSPAVSLYKKVGFIIKSEDDRFFNMTKPLST
- a CDS encoding YnfA family protein, which gives rise to MLTSSISKEACPLELKTIGLFVITALAEIVGCYLPYLWLKEDKSIWLLVPAAISLALFAWLLSLHPTAAGRVYAAYGGVYIFMAIMWLWLVDGVKPTLWDLVGTFVALIGMAIIMFAPRSHR